A genomic window from Nomascus leucogenys isolate Asia chromosome 10, Asia_NLE_v1, whole genome shotgun sequence includes:
- the SYT3 gene encoding synaptotagmin-3 isoform X2, with amino-acid sequence MSGDYEDDLCRRALILVSDLCARVRDADTNDRCQEFNDRIRGYPRGPDADISVSLLSVIVTFCGIVLLGVSLFVSWKLCWVPWRDKGGSAVGGGPLRKDLGPGVGLAGLVGGGGHHLGAGLGGHPLLGGPHHHAHAAHHPPFAELLEPGSLGGSDTPEPSYLDMDSYPEAAAAAVAAGVKPSQTSPELPSEGGAGSGLLLLPPSGGSLPSAQSHQQVTSLAPTTRYPALPRPLTQQTLTSQPDPSSEERPPALPLPLPGGEEKAKLIGQIKPELYQGTGPGGRRSGGGPGSGEAGTGAPCGRISFALRYLYGSDQLVVRILQALDLPAKDSNGFSDPYVKIYLLPDRKKKFQTKVHRKTLNPVFNETFQFSVPLAELAQRKLHFSVYDFDRFSRHDLIGQVVLDNLLELAEQPPDRPLWRDIVEGGSEKADLGELNFSLCYLPTAGRLTVTIIKASNLKAMDLTGFSDPYVKASLISEGRRLKKRKTSIKKNTLNPTYNEALVFDVAPESVENVGLSIAVVDYDCIGHNEVIGVCRVGPDAADPHGREHWAEMLANPRKPVEHWHQLVEEKTLTSFTKGSKGLSEKENSE; translated from the exons ATGTCAGGAGACTACGAGGATGACCTCTGCCGGCGGGCACTCATCCTGGTCTCGGACCTCTGTGCGCGGGTCCGAGATGCTGACACCAACGACAGGTGCCAGGAGTTCAATGACCGAATCCGAGGCTATCCCCGGGGTCCAGATGCAG ACATCTCCGTGAGCCTGCTGTCGGTCATCGTGACATTCTGTGGCATTGTCCTTCTGGGTGTCTCTCTCTTCGTGTCCTGGAAGTTGTGCTGGGTGCCCTGGCGGGACAAGGGAGGCTCAGCAGTGGGCGGTGGCCCCCTGCGCAAAGACCTAGGCCCTGGTGTCGGGCTGGCAGGCCTGGTAGGCGGCGGCGGGCACCACCTGGGGGCTGGCCTGGGTGGCCATCCTCTGCTGGgcggcccacaccaccatgcccatgcCGCCCACCATCCACCCTTTGCTGAGCTGCTGGAGCCAGGCAGCCTGGGGGGTTCTGACACCCCTGAGCCCTCCTACTTGGACATGGACTCATATCCAgaggctgcagcagcagcagtggccgCTGGGGTCAAACCGAGCCAAACATCCCCTGAGCTGCCCTCTGAAGGGGGAGCAGGCTCGGGGTTGCTCCTGCTGCCCCCCAGTGGTGGGAGTTTACCCAGTGCCCAGTCACATCAGCAGGTCACAAGcctggcacccaccaccag GTACCCAGCCCTGCCCCGACCCCTCACCCAGCAGACTCTGACCTCCCAGCCGGACCCCAGCAGTGAGGAGCGGCCACCTGCCCTGCCCTTACCCCTGCCTGGCGGCGAGGAAAAAGCCAAACTCATTGGGCAAATTAAGCCAGAGCTGTACCAGGGGACTGGCCCTGGTGGCCGGCGGAGCGGTGGGGGCCCAGGCTCTGGAGAGGCAGGCACAGGGGCACCCTGTGGCCGCATCAGCTTCGCCCTGAGGTACCTCTATGGCTCAGACCAGCTGGTGGTGAGGATCCTGCAGGCCCTGGACCTCCCCGCCAAGGACTCCAACGGCTTCTCAGACCCCTACGTCAAGATCTACCTGCTGCCTGACCGCAAGAAAAAGTTTCAGACCAAG GTGCACAGGAAGACCCTGAACCCTGTCTTCAATGAGACGTTTCAATTCTCGGTGCCCCTGGCCGAGCTGGCCCAACGCAAACTGCACTTCAGCGTCTATGACTTTGACCGCTTCTCGCGGCACGACCTCATCGGCCAGGTGGTGCTGGACAACCTCCTGGAGCTGGCCGAGCAGCCCCCTGACCGCCCGCTCTGGAGGGACATCGTGGAGGGCGGCTCG GAAAAGGCAGATCTTGGGGAGCTCAACTTCTCACTCTGCTACCTCCCCACGGCCGGGCGCCTCACCGTGACCATCATCAAAGCCTCTAACCTCAAAGCGATGGACCTCACTGGCTTCTCAG ACCCCTACGTGAAGGCCTCTCTGATCAGCGAGGGGCGGCGTCTGAAGAAGCGGAAAACCTCCATCAAGAAGAACACGCTGAACCCCACGTATAACGAGGCGCTGGTGTTCGATGTGGCCCCCGAGAGCGTGGAGAACGTGGGGCTCAGCATCGCCGTGGTGGACTACGACTG CATCGGGCACAATGAGGTGATCGGCGTGTGCCGCGTGGGCCCCGACGCTGCCGACCCGCACGGCCGCGAGCACTGGGCAGAGATGCTGGCCAACCCCCGCAAGCCCGTGGAGCACTGGCATCAGCTAGTGGAG GAAAAGACTTTGACCAGCTTCACAAAAGGCAGCAAAGGACTATCAGAGAAAGAGAACTCCGAGTGA
- the SYT3 gene encoding synaptotagmin-3 isoform X3: MPISVPLTYPVPVTISVHNFCPLVCPLLIPFPCPSLPNTCHLILLPRISIPNPSAPNLCPLCPSFLCSVSVSTLISAPAHPALPFCFPSAPLPHPSHAQDPTATMSGDYEDDLCRRALILVSDLCARVRDADTNDRCQEFNDRIRGYPRGPDADISVSLLSVIVTFCGIVLLGVSLFVSWKLCWVPWRDKGGSAVGGGPLRKDLGPGVGLAGLVGGGGHHLGAGLGGHPLLGGPHHHAHAAHHPPFAELLEPGSLGGSDTPEPSYLDMDSYPEAAAAAVAAGVKPSQTSPELPSEGGAGSGLLLLPPSGGSLPSAQSHQQVTSLAPTTRYPALPRPLTQQTLTSQPDPSSEERPPALPLPLPGGEEKAKLIGQIKPELYQGTGPGGRRSGGGPGSGEAGTGAPCGRISFALRYLYGSDQLVVRILQALDLPAKDSNGFSDPYVKIYLLPDRKKKFQTKVHRKTLNPVFNETFQFSVPLAELAQRKLHFSVYDFDRFSRHDLIGQVVLDNLLELAEQPPDRPLWRDIVEGGSEKADLGELNFSLCYLPTAGRLTVTIIKASNLKAMDLTGFSDPYVKASLISEGRRLKKRKTSIKKNTLNPTYNEALVFDVAPESVENVGLSIAVVDYDCIGHNEVIGVCRVGPDAADPHGREHWAEMLANPRKPVEHWHQLVEEKTLTSFTKGSKGLSEKENSE, from the exons ATGCCCATCTCTGTCCCCTTGACTTACCCAGTCCCTGTTACTATCTCCGTCCATAATTTCTGCCCTCTTGTCTGTCCACTCCTAATTCCTTTTCCTTGCCCATCCCTCCCTAATACCTGTCACCTTATCCTTCTTCCTCGAATCTCCATCCCTAATCCATCTGCCCCTAATCTCTGTCCCCTTTGCCCATCCTTCCTTTGCTCGGTGTCTGTTTCCACCCTTATCTCCGCACCTGCCCACCCTGCACTCCCATTCTGTTTCCCATCTGCACCCTTGCCCCATCCCTCCCACGCACAGGACCCGACGGCCACCATGTCAGGAGACTACGAGGATGACCTCTGCCGGCGGGCACTCATCCTGGTCTCGGACCTCTGTGCGCGGGTCCGAGATGCTGACACCAACGACAGGTGCCAGGAGTTCAATGACCGAATCCGAGGCTATCCCCGGGGTCCAGATGCAG ACATCTCCGTGAGCCTGCTGTCGGTCATCGTGACATTCTGTGGCATTGTCCTTCTGGGTGTCTCTCTCTTCGTGTCCTGGAAGTTGTGCTGGGTGCCCTGGCGGGACAAGGGAGGCTCAGCAGTGGGCGGTGGCCCCCTGCGCAAAGACCTAGGCCCTGGTGTCGGGCTGGCAGGCCTGGTAGGCGGCGGCGGGCACCACCTGGGGGCTGGCCTGGGTGGCCATCCTCTGCTGGgcggcccacaccaccatgcccatgcCGCCCACCATCCACCCTTTGCTGAGCTGCTGGAGCCAGGCAGCCTGGGGGGTTCTGACACCCCTGAGCCCTCCTACTTGGACATGGACTCATATCCAgaggctgcagcagcagcagtggccgCTGGGGTCAAACCGAGCCAAACATCCCCTGAGCTGCCCTCTGAAGGGGGAGCAGGCTCGGGGTTGCTCCTGCTGCCCCCCAGTGGTGGGAGTTTACCCAGTGCCCAGTCACATCAGCAGGTCACAAGcctggcacccaccaccag GTACCCAGCCCTGCCCCGACCCCTCACCCAGCAGACTCTGACCTCCCAGCCGGACCCCAGCAGTGAGGAGCGGCCACCTGCCCTGCCCTTACCCCTGCCTGGCGGCGAGGAAAAAGCCAAACTCATTGGGCAAATTAAGCCAGAGCTGTACCAGGGGACTGGCCCTGGTGGCCGGCGGAGCGGTGGGGGCCCAGGCTCTGGAGAGGCAGGCACAGGGGCACCCTGTGGCCGCATCAGCTTCGCCCTGAGGTACCTCTATGGCTCAGACCAGCTGGTGGTGAGGATCCTGCAGGCCCTGGACCTCCCCGCCAAGGACTCCAACGGCTTCTCAGACCCCTACGTCAAGATCTACCTGCTGCCTGACCGCAAGAAAAAGTTTCAGACCAAG GTGCACAGGAAGACCCTGAACCCTGTCTTCAATGAGACGTTTCAATTCTCGGTGCCCCTGGCCGAGCTGGCCCAACGCAAACTGCACTTCAGCGTCTATGACTTTGACCGCTTCTCGCGGCACGACCTCATCGGCCAGGTGGTGCTGGACAACCTCCTGGAGCTGGCCGAGCAGCCCCCTGACCGCCCGCTCTGGAGGGACATCGTGGAGGGCGGCTCG GAAAAGGCAGATCTTGGGGAGCTCAACTTCTCACTCTGCTACCTCCCCACGGCCGGGCGCCTCACCGTGACCATCATCAAAGCCTCTAACCTCAAAGCGATGGACCTCACTGGCTTCTCAG ACCCCTACGTGAAGGCCTCTCTGATCAGCGAGGGGCGGCGTCTGAAGAAGCGGAAAACCTCCATCAAGAAGAACACGCTGAACCCCACGTATAACGAGGCGCTGGTGTTCGATGTGGCCCCCGAGAGCGTGGAGAACGTGGGGCTCAGCATCGCCGTGGTGGACTACGACTG CATCGGGCACAATGAGGTGATCGGCGTGTGCCGCGTGGGCCCCGACGCTGCCGACCCGCACGGCCGCGAGCACTGGGCAGAGATGCTGGCCAACCCCCGCAAGCCCGTGGAGCACTGGCATCAGCTAGTGGAG GAAAAGACTTTGACCAGCTTCACAAAAGGCAGCAAAGGACTATCAGAGAAAGAGAACTCCGAGTGA
- the SYT3 gene encoding synaptotagmin-3 isoform X1, whose translation MNDEWLAPCLLILNSCSFICAALIFVSSSVHPFICASSFLAPSLPFSVSSSLFICPCSLSSTPLMPISVPLTYPVPVTISVHNFCPLVCPLLIPFPCPSLPNTCHLILLPRISIPNPSAPNLCPLCPSFLCSVSVSTLISAPAHPALPFCFPSAPLPHPSHAQDPTATMSGDYEDDLCRRALILVSDLCARVRDADTNDRCQEFNDRIRGYPRGPDADISVSLLSVIVTFCGIVLLGVSLFVSWKLCWVPWRDKGGSAVGGGPLRKDLGPGVGLAGLVGGGGHHLGAGLGGHPLLGGPHHHAHAAHHPPFAELLEPGSLGGSDTPEPSYLDMDSYPEAAAAAVAAGVKPSQTSPELPSEGGAGSGLLLLPPSGGSLPSAQSHQQVTSLAPTTRYPALPRPLTQQTLTSQPDPSSEERPPALPLPLPGGEEKAKLIGQIKPELYQGTGPGGRRSGGGPGSGEAGTGAPCGRISFALRYLYGSDQLVVRILQALDLPAKDSNGFSDPYVKIYLLPDRKKKFQTKVHRKTLNPVFNETFQFSVPLAELAQRKLHFSVYDFDRFSRHDLIGQVVLDNLLELAEQPPDRPLWRDIVEGGSEKADLGELNFSLCYLPTAGRLTVTIIKASNLKAMDLTGFSDPYVKASLISEGRRLKKRKTSIKKNTLNPTYNEALVFDVAPESVENVGLSIAVVDYDCIGHNEVIGVCRVGPDAADPHGREHWAEMLANPRKPVEHWHQLVEEKTLTSFTKGSKGLSEKENSE comes from the exons atgaatgatgaatggcTGGCACCTTGTCTGCTCATCCTTAACTCCTGTTCCTTCATCTGTGCAGCCCTaatctttgtttcctcatctgtccatCCCTTTATTTGTGCATCCTCATTCTTAGCCCCTTCACTGCCCTTCTCCGTCTCTTCCTCCTTGTTCATTTGTCCCTGTTCTCTGTCCTCTACTCCACTCATGCCCATCTCTGTCCCCTTGACTTACCCAGTCCCTGTTACTATCTCCGTCCATAATTTCTGCCCTCTTGTCTGTCCACTCCTAATTCCTTTTCCTTGCCCATCCCTCCCTAATACCTGTCACCTTATCCTTCTTCCTCGAATCTCCATCCCTAATCCATCTGCCCCTAATCTCTGTCCCCTTTGCCCATCCTTCCTTTGCTCGGTGTCTGTTTCCACCCTTATCTCCGCACCTGCCCACCCTGCACTCCCATTCTGTTTCCCATCTGCACCCTTGCCCCATCCCTCCCACGCACAGGACCCGACGGCCACCATGTCAGGAGACTACGAGGATGACCTCTGCCGGCGGGCACTCATCCTGGTCTCGGACCTCTGTGCGCGGGTCCGAGATGCTGACACCAACGACAGGTGCCAGGAGTTCAATGACCGAATCCGAGGCTATCCCCGGGGTCCAGATGCAG ACATCTCCGTGAGCCTGCTGTCGGTCATCGTGACATTCTGTGGCATTGTCCTTCTGGGTGTCTCTCTCTTCGTGTCCTGGAAGTTGTGCTGGGTGCCCTGGCGGGACAAGGGAGGCTCAGCAGTGGGCGGTGGCCCCCTGCGCAAAGACCTAGGCCCTGGTGTCGGGCTGGCAGGCCTGGTAGGCGGCGGCGGGCACCACCTGGGGGCTGGCCTGGGTGGCCATCCTCTGCTGGgcggcccacaccaccatgcccatgcCGCCCACCATCCACCCTTTGCTGAGCTGCTGGAGCCAGGCAGCCTGGGGGGTTCTGACACCCCTGAGCCCTCCTACTTGGACATGGACTCATATCCAgaggctgcagcagcagcagtggccgCTGGGGTCAAACCGAGCCAAACATCCCCTGAGCTGCCCTCTGAAGGGGGAGCAGGCTCGGGGTTGCTCCTGCTGCCCCCCAGTGGTGGGAGTTTACCCAGTGCCCAGTCACATCAGCAGGTCACAAGcctggcacccaccaccag GTACCCAGCCCTGCCCCGACCCCTCACCCAGCAGACTCTGACCTCCCAGCCGGACCCCAGCAGTGAGGAGCGGCCACCTGCCCTGCCCTTACCCCTGCCTGGCGGCGAGGAAAAAGCCAAACTCATTGGGCAAATTAAGCCAGAGCTGTACCAGGGGACTGGCCCTGGTGGCCGGCGGAGCGGTGGGGGCCCAGGCTCTGGAGAGGCAGGCACAGGGGCACCCTGTGGCCGCATCAGCTTCGCCCTGAGGTACCTCTATGGCTCAGACCAGCTGGTGGTGAGGATCCTGCAGGCCCTGGACCTCCCCGCCAAGGACTCCAACGGCTTCTCAGACCCCTACGTCAAGATCTACCTGCTGCCTGACCGCAAGAAAAAGTTTCAGACCAAG GTGCACAGGAAGACCCTGAACCCTGTCTTCAATGAGACGTTTCAATTCTCGGTGCCCCTGGCCGAGCTGGCCCAACGCAAACTGCACTTCAGCGTCTATGACTTTGACCGCTTCTCGCGGCACGACCTCATCGGCCAGGTGGTGCTGGACAACCTCCTGGAGCTGGCCGAGCAGCCCCCTGACCGCCCGCTCTGGAGGGACATCGTGGAGGGCGGCTCG GAAAAGGCAGATCTTGGGGAGCTCAACTTCTCACTCTGCTACCTCCCCACGGCCGGGCGCCTCACCGTGACCATCATCAAAGCCTCTAACCTCAAAGCGATGGACCTCACTGGCTTCTCAG ACCCCTACGTGAAGGCCTCTCTGATCAGCGAGGGGCGGCGTCTGAAGAAGCGGAAAACCTCCATCAAGAAGAACACGCTGAACCCCACGTATAACGAGGCGCTGGTGTTCGATGTGGCCCCCGAGAGCGTGGAGAACGTGGGGCTCAGCATCGCCGTGGTGGACTACGACTG CATCGGGCACAATGAGGTGATCGGCGTGTGCCGCGTGGGCCCCGACGCTGCCGACCCGCACGGCCGCGAGCACTGGGCAGAGATGCTGGCCAACCCCCGCAAGCCCGTGGAGCACTGGCATCAGCTAGTGGAG GAAAAGACTTTGACCAGCTTCACAAAAGGCAGCAAAGGACTATCAGAGAAAGAGAACTCCGAGTGA